The following are encoded in a window of Pieris napi chromosome 23, ilPieNapi1.2, whole genome shotgun sequence genomic DNA:
- the LOC125061205 gene encoding synembryn-A: MDENEISIIRSKDFANVSEILEKFIKNNETNFSFPYLSENNMRVSLWAALFEQLQDKSAEIIHISCLTTLRILSRDKSEVENLICEKWMITLIEKAGLYIFIDVTDDVKENLPSKDIAVEALKCLCNITFNSEVARALCAHTSIAQGLVARLRSYSEIPYKEDIMLFDMKLLFILTALRQNIRAKIKNELHGMIYLINCLNELVSEATEHRIEASNVCKHQIVVLNDKQEAIVCEILKTQFNMMYHTGPDEPLSAEEEALVLKLMPILTALLTAETTTWDKLTELHINIANLLTCVPAEFYQYLTPECSEDESLQYVYDGKNMEALHALLQLLQHRLTVTTGTNNEYENLSPILTVLNKSARNVRAHRKYLRQTVLPPLKDVSLPPEKGNTLRNQLCRLLTTPVTSVRDLVAEFLFILCKEKVGRMVKYTGFGNAAGHLAQKGLMCGGRGPIQYSSSSEDSDTEEYLEAQPHIDPVVGCTRPPRVDPFESMTEEQKEHEAMKLVNLFDKMLSEGVVKPATIGPDGKPKPLEHVLEMRENPPNRPQS; the protein is encoded by the exons ATGGATGAAAATGAAATATCGATTATAAGGAGCAAGGACTTTGCAAATGTTTCGgaaattttggaaaaatttattaagaat aatgaaacaaatttttcattCCCTTATCTTTCGGAGAATAACATGAGGGTGTCATTATGGGCAGCACTATTTGAGCAGCTTCAGGATAAATCAGCTGAAATCATTCATATTTCCTGTTTGACTACCCTAAGAATATTAAG TCGTGACAAAAGTGAagtagaaaatttaatttgtgaaAAATGGATGATAACATTGATTGAAAAAGCCGgtttatacattttcattGATGTAACTGATGATGTAAAGGAAAATTTGCCTAGCAAAGACATAGCTGTGGAGgctttaaaatgtttgtgtaacataacatttaacaGTGAAGTGGCCAGAGCATTGTGTGCTCATACAAGTATTGCACAAGGACTTGTGGCAAGACTAAGATCATACAGTGAAATACCTTACAAGGAAGATATAATGCTCTTTgacatgaaattattatttattttaactgctTTAAGACAAAACATAAGagccaaaataaaaaatgagttGCATGGAatgatatatttgataaattgcCTGAATGAACTTGTGTCCGAGGCTACAGAGCATAGAATTGAAGCATCAAATGTTTGTAAACATCAAATAGTTGTACTAAAT GATAAGCAAGAAGCAATTGTATGTGAAATACTTAAAACCCAGTTTAATATGATGTACCATACGGGTCCTGATGAGCCTCTTAGTGCAGAAGAAGAAGCATTGGTCTTGAAACTAATGCCAATTTTAACTGCTCTACTCACGGCTGAAACTACTACTTGGGACAAGTTGACAGAGCTACATATTAACATAGCCAATTTACTGACATG TGTACCAGCTGAATTTTATCAGTACTTAACTCCCGAATGTAGTGAAGATGAGAGTTTACAGTACGTCTACGATGGAAAGAATATGGAAGCTCTGCATGCTCTATTACAATTGTTACAACACAGATTAACAGTTACAACC ggTACAAATAATGAATACGAAAACCTTTCACCGATTCTGACCGTATTGAACAAGAGCGCTCGTAACGTACGAGCTCATCGTAAATATTTACGACAAACGGTGCTTCCGCCCCTGAAAGACGTTTCCCTGCCTCCGGAAAAGGGGAACACCCTTCGTAATCAACTCTGCAGACTTTTGACTACACCGGTCACGTCTGTGAGGGATCTCGTTGCAGAGTTTCTGTTTATTCTGTGCAAAGAGAAAG TGGGCCGTATGGTGAAGTACACCGGTTTCGGTAACGCGGCCGGTCACTTGGCGCAAAAGGGTCTCATGTGCGGTGGGCGTGGCCCCATACAGTACTCGTCGAGTAGCGAGGACTCCGACACTGAGGAGTATTTGGAGGCCCAGCCTCATATCGACCCGGTCGTAGGATGCACTAGACCTCCCAGGGTCGATCCGTTTGAGAGTATGACTGAGGAACAG AAAGAACACGAGGCTATGAAGTTGGTGAATTTATTCGATAAAATGTTATCTGAGGGCGTGGTCAAACCGGCGACGATCGGCCCGGACGGAAAGCCCAAACCCCTCGAGCACGTCCTGGAGATGAGGGAGAATCCACCGAACAGACCGCAgtcctaa